From Nocardia sp. NBC_00416:
GCGGAGACGGGATCCTCGACCTCGATCGCGACTCGTGGTGGCGCCCAGGACTGCCGGGAAGGGTAGCCGCCGGGAGCGGTCAGGAACGGGCCGGCCGCACGGATATGGGGTAGTGCGGGATCGGATCGCGCGCGATCGACCAGCGGCCAGATCTCATCGGGAGCCCAACCCAGATCCAGCACGGTCGTCACGCCCGCGGCCAGCAACTGTTCCGGTCGGATCATTGCGGCGTGCACGTGATGGTCGGTGAGCCCGGGCAGCAGCACCCCGTCGACATGCGTTCGAGTTACGGCGCTCGGTGCATCCCTGGACGGCCCGATCCAGCCGATCTCGCTGCCGCGCACGCCGACTGCGGTGGGTCCGGCCAGTGTTCGCTCCCCCAGCCACGCGGCGTCGGCGGTGAGGAGGAGATCAAAGATCATGCGGTTTCACCAGTTCGGGAAAGTACAGCGCGTCGATGGTCCGGCTGAGGTATCCCGCACCCGAGGTTCCGCCGGTTCCCGGCGCGTCGGCGATATGCTTCCGGACGATCTCGAGGTGCCGCTGCCGCCACAGCCGCAGGTATGCGTCGATGCCCGAAAGTTGCTCGCAGATCTCGTATTCGACACCGTGATGCCCCGCGGCATAGATGCCCTGGAATACCCCGAGCAATTCCGGGGTCGTCTCACGGCCGCAGCGCCAATCCCGTTCGAGATAGCTCTCCGGCACCGCGTGACCGCGCCGGTGCAGATAGCCGATCAGCTCATCGAACAGACTCGGACCGGCCGAATACTCCGGGGCGATATCTTGCCAACCGGAATGTCGTTTTCCGAGAAGGAATTCCAGCGCCCGATACTGTTCGGAAAACATCCCGGACGCGGGGCCGAGAAACGGCCGTATACGGTGAAAAGCGGTGGGAGTCAATGTGTCCAGCACCAGCCATTGATTGTCCAGCAGCAGCAAGATCTGCTGGGCGCGTGCCAGCGCGGGCAACACGGGCCCGTCCGTGCGGAACGCCTCTCGTGTCGCGGTCAGCTCGTGCAGGAGCAGCTTGAACCACAACTCGGTCGCCTGGTGGAAGATGATGAAGAGCATCTCGTCGTGCTCTGCCGGTTGCGTGCGGATCCGCTGCGCATCGAGTATCCGCGCCAAACCTAGGTACTCCACATAGGCTGACCTGCCCTCATCAGTACCCACAGCGGATTCCGCCCCTCTGGATCCGAGCCCACTGAGACGTCGGCCACACCGAGGCGGGCGGCAGAACGCGACCGCGCGGCCGACTGCCGGTCGGGTCCCGGCGGGCCGGCACACCGGTCGCTCCCGGGCGGTCTCGAGGAGGTGGTGGCGCCGCCTCTCGTCGCCGCGACAGACCGAGGTGGGCAATCCGCACGAATTCGACTGATATAGGCGGTGATTCGGAAGTTCGGGCCGCCGCTCGAGGATCGGAGAATCCGTGCCGACCTTCTGAATAAGCCCCGTGGAATTCGAATCCGTCCGGCCGACGAATCGGTGAAGTCGGCACTGGGCACTCCTCAACATTTGACGCTCTATGGGCATTCAAGCAGGCGAGTAATAAGAATCGGCGGCGAAAACTTCCCACGGCTGGGCATTCGACTAGCGGAACGGACATCGCCGACCGCCGGAACTTCCGCACGATAATTCCGCGCAACCAGGCGTGCGCTGTCCGTTTGCCGAGCCGTCACCACGAGCGGACCGGGGCGCCCGCTCGAGCCGCCGACGGGCGCCACTGCAGTACCCGGCCCAGCGTGCGTTGCCTCGACAGCGGACCACGACGCCGGTAAGCATTGGCGAATGGGTAACCGCCGAGACCAGATCAAGCGCGTAGCCGCGGGGCTCTTCGTCGAGCACGGAGTGGCGGGTACCAGCGTGCGCGATATCGCCGAGGGCGTCGGCATGCTGTCCGGCAGCCTCTACCATCATTTCCCGTCCAAGGATGCGATCGCGTTCGCGATCCTCAGCGATTTCCTGACCGATCTGAACGCCCGCTACCGATCGGTTCTCCCGCACGTCAACGGAATGCGCGAGGAGCTTCGCGCCCTGGTCCATTCGTCGATCGAGATCGCCGGGGCACACCCGTACGCGACCGAGATCTACCAGAACGAGCGGGCCTATCACGGCCCCGACGCGCCCGCGGCGATCGCGACCGCGGTCCGGGAGGCGCACACCTTCTGGATCGCCGCCGCCACCAAGGCGAGCGCCTGCGGCGAACTGCGTGCCGGTCTCGATCCGGTCGAGTTCGCACGGATGCTCCGCGAGGGCGTGTGGTGGTCGATCCGCTATCACCGCGAACACCTGGACGAGCGACGTGACGAGGTCACCGATACCGTGCTGGCGGCCTTCGTCGACGGCGGCGCCGCGCCCGGCGCACGCACGGGCGCCCGGCCGGCGGCCGACGATCGGTCGATCGTCGATCGACTCGACCGTATCGAGCGTCGGCTGGAGAAACTGTCGGACTCCCTGCTGCACGAGCCGTAGGCGAATGCGCCGCAACCATTGACAGGCGCAGTGACACGGGACACACTATCGAGCAGTCGCTTGGCTGTGGCCAAGCGCTTGCTTGATTGGTGGTTGCCCTATGAGACATACCCGGATGCTGTGCTGGATCGCGACCGCCGCCGTGGCGCTCGCGGGCTGCGCCCAGGTCCACGAGCCGGTGGACGACTACATCGTCCTCGGCATGGACGAGGATTCGACCGGCCCGGGAGCGTCCTATTCGACGATCGCCGGTAGCACCGTCCGCGCGACGGTGGCCCGTATCAACGCCGCGGGCGGGATCAACGGCAAAGAGGTCCGGCTGGTCGTGGAGAACGACGAGAGCAGCCCGACGAACACCCCCTCTGTCATTCGAAAGCTGGTCGACCAGGGCGCCTCCGCGATAATCCTGTCGACGGGCAGCGGATCGGCGTTGCAGGCCAAACAGATCTCGCAATCCACCGGGATCGTCACCATCGCGCCCACAGCGCTCACCGACACCGTCGCCGGTCCCCCGGGCAACGAGTTCGCCTACATGGCCCCCAACCCCCTGGCCCAATACGCGGATGTCTATTGCGGGGCATTCGAGGCGCAGGGCCGGAAACGGCTCGGCGTGATAGCCGATTCCAGTCCCGCGATCTCCGGAATCCTCAATACTCTGGATCCCCGGCTCCGCAAGTGCATCGATATCGTCGGCACCCAGAAAGCCGCCGTGGACGCCGCCGATCTCACGGCCGGAGTGAGCAGACTGCTCGACAGCGATCCGGACGTGGTGCTCGTCGCGAGTGTCGGCGGCAACTTCGAGCTGCTCGCGCAGAACACCGTGCACCGGTTGGCGCCCGACCTGCAGCGCTTCTCGCTGGCCTCGATCGGAAACCAGCCCGCGTCCTGGAAACTCGCCCAGCCCGGCGCCCTCGACGGCCTCGTCTATATGGGCAGCCTCAGCGCGGACAACCGCCGGACCGCGGAACTGCAGAACTGGCTGCGAACCGTCAAAGGGCCCGGCTACTCACTGACGGCCTACGACGCGCAGGCCTACGACTCGGTGATGCTCCTCGCGCGGGCCATCGAGCTCGCGGGAACACACACCGATCCGCACCTGCTCAACCGGGCCATGCAGGAGATCCGCGATGTTCCGGCGAGTTTCGGTCAATCACCGCTGACCTTGTCGTTCTCACCCGATAAACACATCGCCCCGGACTCGGCCTGCGGTCTGGTGCTCATCGAGTTCGGCAGCGACAACACACCCGCCGGGCCCTGGTCGGAATACCAGCCGCAGTGCTCGAACAAGGGAGCGCAGCGATGAGCGACCCACAGCTGTGGCTTGCCGCGGCCGAGATCGGCTGCTTCTTCGCCCTGGTCGCCCTGTCGATCTATCTGGTCGTCGTGGGCGCTTCGTTCTTCAACTTCGCCGCCGGCCCGTACGCGATGGCCGCGGCCGTGCTCACCGGGTACGCGACCGCCCACTGGGGAGTGCCGGTCCTGGTCGGCGCGGCCCTGGGAGTCGCTGTCGCAGTGGGGATATCACTGCTGACCGAAGTCGTCGTGGTCCGGCCCGTGCAACGCCGGTCCGGCGGCGCGGAACTTCCCGCGCTGGTCGCCGTCACCGCCACGCTGTTCGCCATCCAGCAGCTCGCGGGCACGATCTTCGGCCGGACGCCGGTCTCGGTGGCCGCGCTGATCCCGCTGCCGGATTTCCGCGTCGGGTCGGTGGCGGTGCAGGGCACCACGGCCGCCATTGTCCTGGTCACCGCGGTCGTACTGTCCGCCACTGTGCTCTGGCTGCGGCTCACCGCCACCGGCCAGCTCTTGCGCGCGGTCGGTGACAACCACGAAGCCGCACGCATGATCGGCGTGAACGTCAACAGAGTCCGGCTGTGGGCATTCGGTCTCTCCGGAGCCATCGCCGCCCTCGCCGGAATCGTCTTCGCCGCCAAATCCGGCGCCCAGTTCACCAGCGGATTGTCCTGGACGCTCACCGGATTCATCGCCCTCGTCGTCGGCGGCACCGGAAAACCCTGGGCGCCTTTGATAGGCGGACTCCTGCTCGGCTGCGTCCAGGTGTTCGGCGCCTTCTATTTCGGCGCGACCGGCAGTTCGATCGCCATCTTCCTCATCGCCCTCGTGTTCTTCGCGTTCCGTCCCGAAGGCCTGTTCCAACGAAAGGTGCGTGTGTGATGGGTGCTGCCGCGATCACAACCACCAGACCTACCGCACGGGCGCTGCTCGCCGAACTGTCCACCTGCCTCGCGGTCGTCGTCGTGGTGTTGCTCTGGATGGGGCCCAGCCTGTACCGCCAGGACCTCGTCTTCCTCGCCGCCACCTACGCCCTGGTCGCGCTGGGCATGTACCTTCCGTTCGTGCTGGCCGGCTCACTGTCCATGGCCTACAGCGCCTATGCGGCCATCGGCGCGTACGCGGTCGCCTACCTCTCGGTGAAACAGGGCCTGTCACCGTGGTGGGGCTGGCTCGCCGGCATGCTGATCGCCGCCGCGGTCGCCCTCGTCATCGCCGTGGCGACCCGGAAACTGTCCGGGTTCTATCTCGCGGCCGTGACATTGCTCTTCGCGATCGCCTTCGAACATTGGCTGGGCGACGCCACCGCCGTCACCGGCGGTGCGTCGGGAATCTCCGCCATCCCGGTTCCGTCGCTGTTCGGCTGGGAACCGCCGCGCTACGCCCAGGTGGTGGCCGCGATCGTATTCGTCTGCGCGGTAGCGGTCCTGATCGACCGGCTCCGTCGCTCCGCCTGGGGCATCTCGCTCTCCGCCGCCCGCGAGAGCGCTCCCGCGGTGCAATCCGCCGGCATCTCCCCGACCCATCTGACAGTGGTGGCATTGGCGGTCGGCGCGGCGATCGCCTCCACCGGCGGCGCGCTGTTCACGGTATCGGTACAGGCGGTGACCCCGGAGACCTTCGGTCTGGACCTGGTGTTCCTCGCCATTTTCATGCCGATCATCGGTGGCCGCGGATCGGCCTGGGGCGCGCCGCTCGGTGCGCTGATCGTCGTGGCCGTCACCTTGAACATGCCCGGCTACCAGGGCTCGGGCGAGCTGCTGCTGGCCGTGGTCGTACTGGTCATCCTGCTGCTCGCACCCGGCGGAATCATCGGCTGGGCCCGCCGGATCTCCACCCGGCTCATACCGTCCCGGCCCCGAGACAGGAGGTGACCACGATGGCATCCACATCCTCCGCAGCCCTGCTGTCCGTGGCAGGAGTGACCAAGCACTACGGCGGCGTCACCGCCGTGGACAACGTCGGGTTCGAGCTACCGCCCGGCCGCGTGCTCGGATTGGTCGGCCCCAACGGTGCGGGAAAGACCACCCTGGTCGATTGCATCGTCGGCACCCAGTCCGCCAGCTCGGGCACGGTGCACGTCGAAGGCCGCGAACTGCGTTCCGGTCCGGCCCGGCGAGCCGGAGCGGGGCTCGCCCGCACCTTCCAGCACCCACAACTGGCACTGGAACTGACACCCGTCGAGAACATCGTGCCCGGTATCGTCGGCCGGTCGATCGGTTCCTACGGCGCCGCACTACTGGCTCTCCTGCGCGGCCTCGCGGGTACACCGCACGCGGTACTCGACCAGGCGAGGGCGGTCGCCGAGGAGTACGGCGTCACCACCGAGCCGGTACCCACCGGCAGCCTCGGCCTCGGATCGCAGCGTCTGGTCGAGATCGCCCGCGCCATGGCAGCCGAACCCCGGGTGCTGCTGCTGGACGAGCCGTTCGCCGGATCCGATACCGACGGGATCGCGCGAATCTCACACGCCGTGCACAAGGTCCGCGACTCGGGACGGTCGGTCGTCCTGGTCGATCACAATGTCGATCTGATCGCCGAACTCGCCGATTCGGTGGTGTTGCTGGCGGACGGCCGGGTGGCCTTCACCGGAACCCCGCAGGACTGTATGCGCAGCGCGGAAATGCAGTCCGTCTACTTCGGCACCGCATCCCCTGAGGAGGCCCGATGATCACCACCCACGGGATCACGGTCAGCTACGGCAACGCCGTCGCGGTCCGGGACGTCACGCTGCGCGCGGGCTCGGGCGAGGTCACCGCGCTGGTGGGGCCGAACGGCGCCGGTAAGTCGAGCCTGCTCTCCGCGCTGTTCGGCAGTACTCCGGCACGCGGCGCCGTCACCCTCGACGACACCGAGCTCAGCGGTGCGCCCGCCCAGCAGCGGCTGCGCGCCGGAGTCGCTTTCGTCCCTCAGGGCCGGCAATTGTTCGGGCGCTTGACGGTACGGGAGAACCTCGAGATCGGGGCACGACTGCTGGGCGCCCGCAACGACGTCCTCGACACGGCCTTCGACCGGTTCCCGATCCTGCGGACCCGGTCGAAACAGCTCGCCGGCGTCCTCTCCGGCGGCGAACAGCAGATGCTGGTGCTCGCCCGCGCCCTGCTGGTCGCACCGCGGGTGCTCCTGCTCGACGAGATGACCACCGCGCTGTCGCCGAAGATCTCCGGGGAGCTGCTCGACCACGTTCGCGAGCTGGCGGACACCGGGATCACGGTCGTGGTCGCCGAACCGGCTTTGCACCGTGTCTCCCGCATCGTCGACCGCGGGTACGTCATGATCCGTGGCACCCTCTCCGAGCCGAAGGAGAACGCCGCCGACCTCGATACCGCCTACCGTGCCGCCATGGGCATGCTGGAGGAAGCCCTGTGATGAAACCGGCCCGCCGCGCCGATATCGCCGACACCCCCGGATTCACCGCCGACCCGGACGCGTTCACCGACTACTCGGTGAGCGACCTGGTTCGGCACTGGGCCCGCAGCCGGGCGGACGAACCCGCGTACATCAGCCCGGCCGGGACCACCACCTGGGCCGAATACGACCGCATCGCCGACAGCGTCTGCGCGGCGCTGCTCTCCCTGGGGAACACTCCGGCCGCCACCGTCTACCTGCCCGACACCGTGGAGTTCCACGCCGCGCTGGTCGGGGCGTACCGCGCCGGGGTGCTCGCCGTCGCGGTCGGGGCGCGCTCCGGACCGGCGGAAGTCGCTCATCTGATGTCGGCGTCCGGTTCCACCGTGCTCGTGACCACCAGCGACAACCGCGGGCGACCGGTGTCCGATCTGGTGCGCGAATTGCAGGCACGCGACGCGACCCCGGCAGCGCTGGTCCTCGTCGACGGCGCGGAGATCACCATCGACGGCGACGCGGCCTGGGCGACCGGGCGCCCCGCAGTTCCGGCGGAGTTCTCCGTGGACGACGTGTGCCTCCTCAACAGCACGTCGGGCACGACCGGGCGGCCGAAGCTGGTCAAGCAGACCCAGCGGCGGTGGAACTCCTTCGCGGCGGTGGCCTGCCGCAACGCCGCCATGCACGCACAGGAGGTCGTCGCCGCGTTCGTCCCCGCGCCCTTCGGGTTCGGGCTGTGGACCTCGCATTTCCTGCCGGCGCTCCTCGGCCGGCCGGCCCTGGTGATGGACAGATTCGATCCCGTGATCGCAATCGATCTGATGGCCCGCCACCACGCCACCGTGCTGGCCTGTGTGAGCACCCAGTTCCGGATGATGCTGCAGACACCGGACAGCACACCGGCCCGAGCGAGCACGCTGCGAGTCATGTTCACCGGCGGCGAGGCCGTGCCCTACGCCGAGGCCAAACGTTTCGAGGAAGCCACCGGCGCGCTGGTCCTCCAGTTCTACGGTTCCAACGAGACCGGGGCGGCGAGCGCCACCACGGTCGACGATGACGACGAGACCCGGCTGGGCACCAGCGGCCGCCTCATCCCGGAGATGAACGTCCGGGTCCTCGACGACGGCACGAACGAAGGCGGCCCCGGCGTCCGGCGTGGACAGCCCGCGGTGCGCGGACCGCTCATATCGCCCGGTTACTGGAACGACGAGGCCGCGAACGCCGAACTGTTCACCGACGACGGCTGGATCCTCCTCGGTGACATCGTGGAAGTCGACGAATCCGATCGACTGCGAGTAGTGGGGCGGCTGGCGGACCTGATCATTCGCGGCGGCAAGAACATCTCCGCACTCGAAGTGGAGGACTTCGTTCGCGAGCACCCTGCGGTGGAAATGGTCGCGGCGGTCGGCGTGCCCGATCCTATATTCGGCGAACGACTGTGTGCCGCGGTGACATTGACTCCAGGAACCGACCATTTGACGCTCGACGAGCTGAATTCGTGGCTTCGCGAAGCCGGAATCACCCGCGAATACCTACCGGAACGACTGCGAGTGTTCGAGAATATGCCGTTGGCCCCCGGCGGAAAGATCGCCAAAGCCCGGGTACGGCAGTTGATCGAGACGAACACGGGAGATGACCATGCCTGACGGCGTAGCCGACCTCACCGGCCGCACGGCAATCGTCACGGGCGCCGCGCGAGGACAGGGTCGCGCGGTCGCGCGGTCGCTCGCCCGACGCGGCGCCACCGTGTGGATCGCCGACTTGTGCGCGCCCAGCGATACAGCCCCTTATCCGCTGGCGACCAGCGACGATCTCGCCGAGACAGCCCGCCTGATCGAGAGCGACGGCGGCGACTGCCACCCATCCGTACTGGACGTCCGGGACGCCACGTCCGTCACCGCGTTCGCCGACGCGGTCGCCGCACGCGCGGGCGGCATCGACATTCTCGTAACGTGCGCCGGAATCGTCGGATTCGCGCCGGCCGCCGAACTCTCCGACGCAATGTGGGCCGATATGCTGGCCACGAATCTGACCGGGACGTTCCACTGCATCCGGGCCGTCCTACCCCATATGGCCGCCACCGAGTCGGGCCGGATCGTGGCGATCTCATCGATGAGCGGCAGACAGGGAACTCCGAATCTCGCCCACTACTCGGCGTCGAAATGGGGTGTGATCGGTCTGGTCAAATCCGTCGCTCTCGAATACGCGGAAAGCGGCGTGACCGCGAACGTCGTCTGCCCTACCAATGTGGATACCCCGATGCTGCACAACCCGGCGTTGTACTCATTGTTCGCACCCGATCTCGACCACCCCGAAAGAATAGACGTCGAAGACCGATACGCCCGGATGAGCCCCATGCGGATCCCGTGGTGCCCACCGGAGGCGATCGCCGACGCGGTCGATTATCTGGTCGGCGAATCCGGCCGCTACACAACCGGATCGGTACTCGACGTGGGGCTCGGGGCGACTGCCCGGATGCCGTGAGAGCCGGCGCGGATCAGAACTCCACTAGCGAATCGCTTTCGCTGACATAGGCTTCCGCAGGACGGATCGGCGATTCGAATCCCCATCGGGCCCGGTAGGAGGAGAATCCCGCTCCTGGATCCGGCCCGCCGCCGCGGCGACGGCATCGGCCCCGGCGGCCGAATGATGTACTCTCCCCGCGCGATACCCAACATTGGGAAGTTCCTGATCCGCCCCGGCCGAATCCGCCGGGCTAAATTCACCGACATGTCAATTCCCGTGTGTTGCGCGGCGCCGACCGACCCGATGCGTCGACCGGACGCACGCGGACCGTCTTCGGCCCGCGCGGCTGCCGGGTCGTGCCCCCAACACCGAAACCTGGTCCCGAGCACCCGATGGAGACGGGTGTGCTGGTTCGCATAGACCGATGTCACTCCGACGACCGAGCGCACCCTCGGTCGAGAACATCTCTTCGACAAGGCGAACACCGGCGGAATATCGGTTGCCGGACCGATATGCCCACCGGTGAACCGCGGACCACGGGCACGGCATCGCCGGCCCGGGTGATATCCGCCGCCGACAGCGACGCCCCGCTCGCAGACTTCGACACCCTCCGGCGCGACACATCCCGCCGGATCCTCCGCAACCGGCGCGACGATGCGAAACCCCGCGGATAAATCTTCCTTCGGCGCATGCCCGAACTCCGATATTCCCGCAGCACAGCCCATTAGGCGTCCCGTCCACGCGCAGGCCGGATCCTCGATCAGAGGCCGGGCTCTCATCGCCCTGGACGACGGCCACACCCCAGTGCTCGAAGCCATCCACGCTCACTCCGCCGCTCGGGCGGGTGGCGACCGTCTCGTCGATTCCGATGATGGACTGCCGCAATCGCTCCCGGCCGATACGGCGGCGGTCCCGGTGGGCGCCCGGCATGGAGAGGTCCTGAAGTGAATCTGGGGCTTCCGGAGGGCATTCCGCCGTGGATCGTCGAGGTGGTCGCAGGCCAGGTCCCCGAGTGCAAAGCGGAGGGTCTGCGTCGGTGCGGAGATCACCATTCGGCGGCGGGGAGTGGACTCTCGGAGTTGGCCGATGAGCTCGAGAGGGTCGCGCGCGAGCAGTTGCCGGGTGTGCTCGAGGGGGCGGCCGGGGACACGGTCGCCGAGCAGATCGCGGCGAACATCGCCGATATGCGGTCGGTGGCCAAGGGTCTGGACGATCTGGCGCGCAAGGCCTATGAGACCGCCATGGTGCTGGAGTTCCAGCAATTGCTGGCCTACGGGATCATCATCACGCTGGCGCTGCAGGTGGCGGCGTCGCTGGCATTGTTCGCCGCGGGCGGGTCGGTGCTGATCTACGCGCAGCGGCTCGCGGCCAGGGAGGCCGCGGTGATGGGGTGGCGCGGCATGCTGCTCCAGTTGGCGCAGCTGCTGGCCAGGTTGGTGGTGCGATTCCCGAGGTTGTCGGCGACAGTGGGTGCGGCCGTGCTCGGCATGGGGATCGGGGGCGGCGTCAACCTGGGTGCGCAGCAGATCCAGATCGCGTGGGGGCACCGGAAGAAAACCAACTGGAAGGACGTCGGGGTCGCGACTGCCGCGGCCGCCGCGGGCGCCATGGTCGGTGCTCCGGTGGGGCGGATCCTGGCGTCGACGGTGCTGCGGCGCACGGTGAATGTGGCGTCGACGCGGACTGCGCGGATGAGCGGGCAGGTGCTGGCGACGCTGGCCGCGGGCGCCGGGGGTGGCATATCGGGCGGGGTTGCCGGTGGGGTCACCGCCTGGGCGGTCACCGGTGGTGAACTGCGGGGCAAGGATCTGCTCAGTATGGGGATCACGGGGGCGGGGTCCGGTCTGGTCACCTCGGTGGGGTCGTCGTTGAACGCCGCGCGGGCCGCGTCCCGGTCCGGACCGGTATTCGCCGACTCCGGCGCGGGGGCCGCGCCTCCCGACATCAGATCCGTGCACCCGCACGATCCGGTCATCGGCGACGCGGGCAACCCTCAGCAGACTTCGGCCCCGGTGGGGCAAACGGGACGGCCGGGGCGGTCGGTGACCGCGGCCGGAGACGGTCACGCGGTCCCGCCCAGGGACCTGTCGAGCACGGATATGGCACACGGACAAGAGGTTCCCCCCGAGCTCGTCGGGGATATCAATCAGATCTATGACGACGCCAGAGCCAAGCTCGACCCCGCGAAATTCGCCGAAGGCGGCCCCCGGCAGGCCGCGGAGAACTATCTCGCCGAGCCACGCGGCGTGCCCCGCCACCCCGGCCAGGAGCTACCCCCCGCCAGCGGCTCCGGCTCGAAAGATTCCGGGCCACAATCCAATTCGCCCACGGGGAATCGAGGTCCGGGGGCACCTCACACCGCCGCACCGGCAACACCCCACCTCGCACCCGCCGGCGCCTCGGCCGCGCCCGAGGCCCGGCCGGTGCGTGTGATCTCCTCGACATCGGCCGGACCCGACGCCCCGGGCCCGCGCGTCTCGGCCACACCCGACACCCCGCCCCCCATGATCTCGGCGGACCCGACCGCCGCCCCGCCTCACTCGGGAGTCGCCGACGGATCCGGGCCGACCGCGCTCGCCGACGCCCCCGCCGTAACGGCGCCCGACACCACACCCGCACCCGACCAATTCACCCCCGCGGCACACGACGGCGGCGCTCTCGCTCCCACCGCCGATCACGCGGTCACCGGCGCCGGTGACCCACCCACCGGCAATCACCCCGACCTCACCGGCGGCGTGCCACCGCAGACCGGGGACGGCTCACACCCCTCCGGCCTCATCACCTACGACCGCGGCCCCGGGGAAATGAACTGCGCCCCCGAAGCGGTGGCCCGCACCAAGGACTACGTAGACCAACACGACGTTCAATGGGGCGGCGACCCCACCGCGATCGTCGACGACGCCGCGGTCGCCGGCGTCGACGCCGGGTCCTACGCCAAAGCCGTCGGCGGCGACTTCAAACCCGGCGGGTGGCGCACACCGCGCGAACTCGTCGAAGAGGTCGCGAACAACGGCGGACACAACGCTTTCGCCTTCCAATTCGAGCACGGCGCACACGCCGGAACCGTCACCCAGACCAAACCCGGCCACGTCGTGATCTCCGAACGGCTCACCAGGGTGGTCACCGGCCCCGACGGCGAGATCAAACGCGTCGTGATCGACCGCGAGACCTATTCCGAAGGAAGAGTCCTCGAATACGACGTCGACTCGGCAGGCAACCGGACCGACAGGGTCAGCACCCGCGAAAACCCCGACGCCCTCGAGAACTTCTACGACCAACTGCCCCGGACCAAGATCGTCAACGGCGTCTACTTCACCGACGGATTGCCGAAGTTCCAACTCCACAACGGCGAGACCGGCGGCATGATCGGTATCGACGTCCCCTGGGACAACCTCGGCAACCGAGTCGACGGCGGCACCGCACTCCTGGACCGTCCCGCCAACGCACCGCCCGCCCCCGAAACCTCGCTCAGCCCCGCCGAACACGCCGCGTTCGCCGACCTCGCCCATGCCTTCGACCTCCCCTCGGCGCCCACACCGGACAACGCGCCGCCGGTGACCGCGGCCCAGCAGCCGGAGACCGCAACCGCAGTCCCCAACGCGACCGAAACGGTCACCTCGAGCCCCACTGTTGCGGAACCAACCGCTCACGCCGCCCCCACTCACACAACGGAACCCCCCACAGCGCCGCCGCGATCGACTCCTGAGAACACTCCGGGATCGACCACCACGCCGAACAACGGCGCACACCAAGAGGTTACGGCCACACCGCAGTCCGAACCCGGCCTCCCGCCGAACACGGCGAACGCCCACGTATCGGCCATCGCGCCGGAGCCCGGTGC
This genomic window contains:
- a CDS encoding tryptophan 2,3-dioxygenase — translated: MPIERQMLRSAQCRLHRFVGRTDSNSTGLIQKVGTDSPILERRPELPNHRLYQSNSCGLPTSVCRGDERRRHHLLETARERPVCRPAGTRPAVGRAVAFCRPPRCGRRLSGLGSRGAESAVGTDEGRSAYVEYLGLARILDAQRIRTQPAEHDEMLFIIFHQATELWFKLLLHELTATREAFRTDGPVLPALARAQQILLLLDNQWLVLDTLTPTAFHRIRPFLGPASGMFSEQYRALEFLLGKRHSGWQDIAPEYSAGPSLFDELIGYLHRRGHAVPESYLERDWRCGRETTPELLGVFQGIYAAGHHGVEYEICEQLSGIDAYLRLWRQRHLEIVRKHIADAPGTGGTSGAGYLSRTIDALYFPELVKPHDL
- a CDS encoding TetR/AcrR family transcriptional regulator, whose protein sequence is MGNRRDQIKRVAAGLFVEHGVAGTSVRDIAEGVGMLSGSLYHHFPSKDAIAFAILSDFLTDLNARYRSVLPHVNGMREELRALVHSSIEIAGAHPYATEIYQNERAYHGPDAPAAIATAVREAHTFWIAAATKASACGELRAGLDPVEFARMLREGVWWSIRYHREHLDERRDEVTDTVLAAFVDGGAAPGARTGARPAADDRSIVDRLDRIERRLEKLSDSLLHEP
- a CDS encoding ABC transporter substrate-binding protein, encoding MRHTRMLCWIATAAVALAGCAQVHEPVDDYIVLGMDEDSTGPGASYSTIAGSTVRATVARINAAGGINGKEVRLVVENDESSPTNTPSVIRKLVDQGASAIILSTGSGSALQAKQISQSTGIVTIAPTALTDTVAGPPGNEFAYMAPNPLAQYADVYCGAFEAQGRKRLGVIADSSPAISGILNTLDPRLRKCIDIVGTQKAAVDAADLTAGVSRLLDSDPDVVLVASVGGNFELLAQNTVHRLAPDLQRFSLASIGNQPASWKLAQPGALDGLVYMGSLSADNRRTAELQNWLRTVKGPGYSLTAYDAQAYDSVMLLARAIELAGTHTDPHLLNRAMQEIRDVPASFGQSPLTLSFSPDKHIAPDSACGLVLIEFGSDNTPAGPWSEYQPQCSNKGAQR
- a CDS encoding branched-chain amino acid ABC transporter permease, whose amino-acid sequence is MSDPQLWLAAAEIGCFFALVALSIYLVVVGASFFNFAAGPYAMAAAVLTGYATAHWGVPVLVGAALGVAVAVGISLLTEVVVVRPVQRRSGGAELPALVAVTATLFAIQQLAGTIFGRTPVSVAALIPLPDFRVGSVAVQGTTAAIVLVTAVVLSATVLWLRLTATGQLLRAVGDNHEAARMIGVNVNRVRLWAFGLSGAIAALAGIVFAAKSGAQFTSGLSWTLTGFIALVVGGTGKPWAPLIGGLLLGCVQVFGAFYFGATGSSIAIFLIALVFFAFRPEGLFQRKVRV
- a CDS encoding branched-chain amino acid ABC transporter permease produces the protein MGAAAITTTRPTARALLAELSTCLAVVVVVLLWMGPSLYRQDLVFLAATYALVALGMYLPFVLAGSLSMAYSAYAAIGAYAVAYLSVKQGLSPWWGWLAGMLIAAAVALVIAVATRKLSGFYLAAVTLLFAIAFEHWLGDATAVTGGASGISAIPVPSLFGWEPPRYAQVVAAIVFVCAVAVLIDRLRRSAWGISLSAARESAPAVQSAGISPTHLTVVALAVGAAIASTGGALFTVSVQAVTPETFGLDLVFLAIFMPIIGGRGSAWGAPLGALIVVAVTLNMPGYQGSGELLLAVVVLVILLLAPGGIIGWARRISTRLIPSRPRDRR
- a CDS encoding ABC transporter ATP-binding protein, translated to MASTSSAALLSVAGVTKHYGGVTAVDNVGFELPPGRVLGLVGPNGAGKTTLVDCIVGTQSASSGTVHVEGRELRSGPARRAGAGLARTFQHPQLALELTPVENIVPGIVGRSIGSYGAALLALLRGLAGTPHAVLDQARAVAEEYGVTTEPVPTGSLGLGSQRLVEIARAMAAEPRVLLLDEPFAGSDTDGIARISHAVHKVRDSGRSVVLVDHNVDLIAELADSVVLLADGRVAFTGTPQDCMRSAEMQSVYFGTASPEEAR
- a CDS encoding ABC transporter ATP-binding protein gives rise to the protein MITTHGITVSYGNAVAVRDVTLRAGSGEVTALVGPNGAGKSSLLSALFGSTPARGAVTLDDTELSGAPAQQRLRAGVAFVPQGRQLFGRLTVRENLEIGARLLGARNDVLDTAFDRFPILRTRSKQLAGVLSGGEQQMLVLARALLVAPRVLLLDEMTTALSPKISGELLDHVRELADTGITVVVAEPALHRVSRIVDRGYVMIRGTLSEPKENAADLDTAYRAAMGMLEEAL